The Cryptomeria japonica chromosome 9, Sugi_1.0, whole genome shotgun sequence DNA segment GATTTAACTACATTTAATTGCATATTACTAGCAATTCTTAGTTTGAAGGATAATAAAAGGAAAATTTATATTTCTTTTCAATACAGATAGGTGAGGCAATATCAATACAGTAAAATAGCCTGTGTTTAGTAGTAACTGCCACAGTTAGAGACGACTCTACAATTCAGTCGGAGCAGTGAAGAATTTCAAAATTGCCCAAACCTTGACCTATGAGCATTGTATACCCAAGTTCTTATATCAAGACGGTAGCTATATATACTACCATTTAGATGTTGAACTTGTTCAAATGAATTCCCTTAAAAGCATATTTACTTGGAAAAGAGAAAATAGTTTGATTTATATGGTGAACatgaaatttaaaaatattttattactaCTGATGACCGTATAACAGCAAGGCATATTTTCTCTAAACTGAAATGTAAAATCGCTGAAAGTACACTTGTTTTTATCTTATTTGGAACAAGTTGACACAGACTGTGAAACGAGAATATTTATTGAAAGAAATACAGCTGGACTATAATTGACCTATTAAGCCATTATTACTAACTGCCTTCAGAATTTCAAGCATAAAAATAATAGCAAACTAAAGCAGCTATCGCAAAGCCAGACGCATACGATAAAGCTAATTGATAACTGCATGTGAGAGGATGGTATGTTAGGTGTCAGTTGTACAAAAGTTTCCACAGTTGTAGAATGATTAAAAACCTCCATACTGAAAACAGTCAGCAATGACTAACAGCTTATAAACTTCACTTCATGAACAAACGTACTTAAAATACATTTTATGTCAAAAGACTTAAAAATATGCTGTGTGAAATGCTTGAGAAACTTGACAGCTAAACAAGAGATTCTGCCATTAACACACTAATAGCGTGACGTTGTTTGGCTACTTGTGCTCCCCTGGAGGATTTTCGAAGTACACGTTATGCAGCATATTTACGAAAGTTCGCACCGTAACAGTGTCAGACGAACGTCGCAGCTACCAATGGTTTTCTAAGCATAGTGAACACGGTAAATGCACGCGAAAACTGTGTCCAGTACTAACGCCGAACATATGGAAACAGACACTTGACGCTTTAACTGGTCTTCGATATGGAGTTTTATCAAGAGGAATAAAAATTAGGCAACAAAATATCAGCATTTACAAAAAGAACTGACCAATCCTTGCATTCTTCGCACTGTGCCATCAAGACATCCGGGTTATATGGCAATTCGCATTTACAGTATCTGCACCAAAAGAATAGCCGCTCCGCATAAGATAATCACAAAGAAAGGACGAGGGTCAAGATCGAATTCAAGTAAAATATATATAGAGGAAACGTTAGCAACTCACACCGCCACCCTATCCGGCATAAACCCTCCGGTCGCAGCTTTGTATTCGAAGCGACAGAAATAATCTTGGGCGCCCACGCTATCAAGCTTGATGTAGCTTTTAAAGGTATGTACAGTACATTTGCCCTCAATTGTATCGGCGCTCTGCTCGTCGAAATGATCGGAGAGAAAAACCTCCTTGGAGCCGTGAAACTGCCTTCGCCCTCCGATCGATTCCTCCGGGCGATAATACCACCGCACGCGTACGATGGCATGCTTCCGGCTATCTGATTCGATCTTTTCCACCTTCGCAATATATGGCGGCTTCCCGGGTTCTGGCGCTCGCATAATCACACAGTCTCCGGCTTCAAAGCCAAGGTAAAACTAAATACATGAGATCTGGTGTTCAAAGCGAACGAGCAGAAGATGCAAATTATTTACATACCTTTGACGACGCTGTTGGTGCCCTTGATCGTGTACGAATCCAAAACTTTTCTACTTGGCTTGGACTTCTTCATCCCGGCGCCGGATCGACCACTAGACATCCCGCAGTGAAAAATAGAAGCTTTTAGGGTTCCAACTGCAAACTATATTCGTCTCCTGCCTATAACAGAAATACACATAACTACGTGTCCGTCTCCTCCATCGTTGAGAGCTGGGCTAGTCTACGAATATCTGTCTGCGACGTTTGTATTTAATTATTCTACGGGCCGCCCGGAACGAGGCGACCGACAGACTATTTCAACCGTAAACTACCGCTAGATCACCACTTCGAAACTCGCTGCGAAAAGAGACGCCAAGCATTTATCGTTCCtctattttcattttcttctctcGATCAAGCCCTAAACGGAATGAACAAGCCCTCCGCGGATCGATCCGTCGCCAATGAAAAGATGAGCAAAGGATTTTTTTCAGCGGCAGCAGACGGAGAAACACGGCACGTGAAGAAGGGTAAGGAAAACTGCGTTGCTAAAGTACGGCGATTAacggagatagagatagaggtgaACAGCGAACGAATGAATGGATGGCTGACTGGCACGATGACGAGAAGATTTCTGAGCGATTACGATAAAAGGTAAGAGAAGGCCGGACTTGCCCACATTTTCTATGTTATCGTTTTCAATCGCTAGTTTCCACTCCCCAACTCTAAAGTCAAATCTCTATTCGTTCTTAATCACTCGATCTGACATTGGTAAATCGCCTCAACCTTCACATTAAACCgcctttaatatatttttaaagccCTGATTCTCCACTATCGCACCGAATATTACGACCCACCATCCATCCTTTCGATAGACACGTGGCAATTTCTGATAATGAAAGTTACACTACACATGTTTGAGCCTCTGGGCATGTCAGGTGTACTTAGTGTGAATCCAGCTGTGTGAGTTTATTATGAAACACTAAGTacaaaattaaaatgaattttaTAAACGATAACACAATTCCCTTAAAAATGTAGgagtaaaattaaaatttagaaTCTTAAAGATTGAATACTGTTAAAAAAATCGATGTTCAGTGGTCGTGTCCTACAGAGTTTTTTACGGGTAAAATCTGCAGCAGAAGTAAGTGTTTCCAGTCTAAAAAGTTAGCAGGATGTCAGTAACTAAAATATAGATTACCTGTATATGTTTAATGAATTAAAAAATGAAGcatttatgaaaatatttatgaAAATATAGATTTAGAATAAATGTTATTTAGGATATGAAATTTTTAGTTGATAATATAATTTTGATATTATTTCTGAAATTGATTATACAAGTttttttcttcatcaaaattttggATAATAATCTATGATCCCTCATCAAGATGGAATAGTTAAAAAAGAGAAATGGTAGATCATAAAATATAATctaaaaatttgattaaaaaatttaaataaacaaagctcaaaatgttatctaaaaaattattataatgatTATAAAAATAATTGCTTTCCAAAATGtattcaaaagaaaaattaaaattatcaatttttttcaGTTCAATGCTAGAAACTGAATATCCATCCTCTTAAATCAAATTAATTCACAGCGTACTATATTttaaattctaattttaatttaggaaacctGCAACTGTATATTTTTTACTGGAACATTGCTATTATTGGACATGTAAACGTAAACAGCTTTAAGACAACTTTACTTCCAACTATGAAAATTACAGCAAAAATCAAGAATTCTCCAATTTACACCACCACCTTTGGTGCCTGATTGTTCAACTAAGACAACGACAATGTCGAGGAGCACCAGCAAAAGCCTTTTCTCTGTGGACGATTCACTAGACTTAATACTCTTCACAACCAATTCTAAAAATATTTTCTTGTAAATGTTTACGATGGATCTGCACCGTGCCATAATTACCATAGTGGAATGtctatgagacaaaaatccctcacGTCTTTCTGTTGCCACTCAATATATTATCATACCTGTCAAAACTAATATTTCAATACAATTTCAGCCTTTATAGATATAAAAAGATGGACACAGCTCGGAATATCCTCTACCTACCAACTTGTATGAGTAATTCTCGCTATTGATATTATTGTTTTCTTATTATAGAAATGCAtctggattttattttattttatttttattgcattACATCTGGGTTTTATAACATTATTTGTTTTCCTGTAATGTATATTGAAGAGGAACGGTCAAATACTATAATTTAGCTCAGAGATTACTAATATGATAAAGACAAAAAACAACTAAGAAAGATTTATTAAAAAATCTATAGTTGTATCATGAGCAGCAGCTAGAGGTAAACAATTTTCGATCTATTGAGAAAACACTGGTAATAATAATAACAAAAGAGAGTAAATCACAAGAGGCCTTCACTTAATCAACCAACAAATACATATTAAGCACTTTCTGTGTCCTTAGaatggaaattattgatgaacttTCACAAAGTTTCTTTGACTTATAATGGATTCTATAAATCCTACGTTTTGAATTGTTCTTGGTTTTGTAATGGTCATTTTCAATTAATTAGTATTTATGGTTTTTATTGTTCCACGATCCGACTGCCAGCAGCGGCTATACTGTAAGCTGTGAGTTTCAACTTAATTTTAATAATAGTTTTtatgtataaaaaataaaatttatcaattcATTTGTACAGATAATAGAATAAATATGTCTAgatatatcttataatagaagagaatcatgtgtaaaataaatgtttttctaaaatactaaacatcaAGAAAAAAAATCCATTAAACTCTTACATGCAAAAAGCTGTGAATCTAGCTGGAGACATTTATGCTTATAATTATTTAAGTgtatatttaaataaaaatgaaattataattcaaaaatattAGTATTACCTAGATCATTTCAATTTATTATTTTACTACTCTTTATAATAATTATCAGATCTTTCAATTGTTTAATGAAAAAAGTATTAGTTTAAGATTACAatcataattttaattatattataaatatcaaATCTTAATATATAGGTAATAATAATTACTCATGACTAAAACTTACTAaccaaataaacaaaatatatttttttcttcttattaaatataatttaattaaagttGTTGCAAATTATttgatagaaattagaaaattaaaaattaaagtaaAGGAATTTGGTTGACTTTGACTTGGATAGATGAAAAGAAGAATCACAAAATCTAAACTAGAGCATTGTTagaatttggcaaaaatcaaacaCATGGGTATAGAAATAAACATAATCAAATCTATGCACACAATCAAACTTTGACTTATGGAAATGACCATATGACCTATACATGTTTTGTAGATACAAACAAAAATTTGGTTTGATATTTCAACCTACAAAAAAGTTTTGGGATGAAAACAAACACCTTTGGGAGATTACTAAGCAATAATCTTCTTGTTATCACAAGCTGGGTTACATTTGATTTATCAATTTTAGAAAgagttggcaaaaatcaagaaacaATGCAAGTGATGTTTACATGACCATGACAGCATTAAGTATAACTTGCAATTTTATGTAAATGGAATATAATGCAATGAATATTAGAATAACCTCTAGTGCAAGGTCTAAGATTTCACCATGTGTCTTGATGCAAGTATTTGTGAAAAAATGAATAACAACTAATTAATGATGCTTTGTGACAGATAGATCAATGGAGTTGTCCTAATGATGAAGGATCTTGGATGTTTTTTGGATTATGGATGATTTTAATTTTGAACATTGAAACGATCGAATTCAAACTGCAAACATAGCCTTGATCATTTCTATATACACAAATTCTACCTAAGAATGAGAATTGATAAATTAAGAGCTAGGAAATGTTAGACAAGGGGTcaaattttgtttttgaaattcaatttgacatTTTGGATAAAGGGGAAATTAATGAAAATCATACACTAGGACCAAAAACTTAGGACACCCAAAGGACATAAAATGAATGGTAATAAGTGTATATAGTGAATGGCAAAATGCATGGTACGTGTGCTTTTTACCATTACAAAAAATaagatttttaaattttatttcaaaattaatcaTTCCTTTTATTTACAACTCAAATAGAAATTAGAAAGCTTATATTGTCAAGCATATATGTCTTTCTAATAGGTAATGTAAATTGAAAGGTTCAATCTTAATTAGAGTCATAAATACAATAATTAGCTTACATGGGGTATATTCAAGTGTAAATCCATCTTATCCTAATCCCTTTTATCATTGATCCCTAAAGTCGCATTCCTAATTTTCAAGTTCACCATGCAACACCCTAGACCAAATCTACGTGTGCAATTTTCACCTAAGTTAGCTTTGCAATCACAAATTAGACCTATTCCTTTTTAAAAGTAAGTATTCAAATTTAGTTGTGATCAATCATTTCACTACTCATTATGAGCTAACTTGGCACATATTTAATTAACCTACAaacttgtttattgtatttaaagaCGTCTCCTCGGTCATTTGAAATCATCTATGAGTTATAAAAAGGAGCACACTGGGGTTTGATTTATACTAGACATATAAAAGCATAACAACAAAATTATTAGAGCAAGTGTGTCATCATATGCACGTTCCACACTTGTTGTTTTGGAAGTCTATCCATCTAGGAGTTCTATCGAAAACTTGACCCTTATGATTTGGTACACATCATCTAACATCAAAGATTGACGTGAGCAAGTTTAACAATCTATGAAATGACACATAATATTTTTAAGTTGATTAAGAGCACTTCTCTCTAGAAAATTAGAGACATCCACAATCACAGGTCCAATCTCAGATGGTACACCTGTGGATTTTCAAGACAATGACAAAGAATAAAAATTCAAAGTATTTTAAAATGGATCTCTAGCATCTACGCATACACTCTTACATCAAAATCAAAGCTAGCTAcccacaaattttattttatttaattctcgTTTTAATTTACACACTTACTTTATACCCATGACAATGATTGACCCCAACTCTAATTAATCTAGGTTGATTGTTTCTATTGTGTTTTTATGATTAGCCTATATTTATACAAAAGAGATTTTATTCTCATATGTTTTTGTGCGCCTAACATTCCTATAGGACCTAGGGTTTTTGCGTTAGGTTTTCTTTTCCTTCTATTAGGATTTTTAACTTAAACTTTCTTATTTCATATCAAATTTGAGTAGGGTTTTGATCCACCCATGTTTATGTTTTATTATCATAACTCAATTAGGCTTTGGACCTATAAAGGAGCACTATATACATATTTGATCCAATATGTCCATCATAAGTTTACCCACATGGAACCACATAGATCATGTTCTCTTGTTGATTTACTTGCATATATTTTTAATTTTGACATGTTCCCATGTTTTGTTGCTTCTAATCCTATTCTTAATTCACTCAAAGACCCTTTATGTTTTAGATGAGGATGTGTTTTCTATAGAGGTGTCATTTTCTCATATAACTTTATGCTTTCCTCTTCTTCGTAGAATTGGTTAGCACTTATCCTTTTCTTATAGGCACATTCATCTCACTCATTCATAAATCCCATCTC contains these protein-coding regions:
- the LOC131037811 gene encoding chromatin remodeling protein EBS isoform X1 yields the protein MSSGRSGAGMKKSKPSRKVLDSYTIKGTNSVVKAGDCVIMRAPEPGKPPYIAKVEKIESDSRKHAIVRVRWYYRPEESIGGRRQFHGSKEVFLSDHFDEQSADTIEGKCTVHTFKSYIKLDSVGAQDYFCRFEYKAATGGFMPDRVAVYCKCELPYNPDVLMAQCEECKDWFHPPCMNLTAEQVKKMDHFFCSDCREDGDKKPLNSVKDLHRIEQKEPEPKRRRLQRSK